A region of alpha proteobacterium U9-1i DNA encodes the following proteins:
- a CDS encoding acetyltransferase, translating to MNHPLDKPIWSALASRQAHFAVGGDLARAFPADVSPFAAARDGAPEAVDALAALVPAEADISLLEVSPPQAPPHIAATELVGVQMVLNAFPAGGAKHNIVALGDADAEEMLALALLTKPGPFRTRTHKMGRFIGIRDGSRLVAMGGERLALDGFTEVTALCTHPDYRGRGYGEALLRAVGKRIIDDGLTPFLHVYASNTGAIALYQRMGFAIRANVTHAIWKRAP from the coding sequence ATGAACCATCCGCTCGACAAACCGATTTGGAGCGCGCTCGCGAGCCGGCAGGCGCATTTCGCGGTTGGCGGCGATCTCGCGCGCGCCTTCCCCGCCGACGTTAGCCCTTTCGCCGCCGCGCGTGACGGCGCGCCCGAAGCCGTCGATGCGCTTGCCGCGCTCGTTCCTGCCGAAGCTGACATTTCCTTACTCGAAGTCTCGCCACCGCAAGCGCCGCCGCACATCGCCGCGACGGAACTTGTCGGCGTGCAAATGGTGCTCAACGCTTTCCCCGCCGGCGGCGCTAAGCACAACATCGTCGCCCTCGGCGATGCGGACGCCGAAGAAATGTTGGCGCTTGCCCTGCTCACCAAGCCCGGCCCCTTCCGCACCCGCACCCACAAGATGGGCCGCTTCATCGGCATTCGCGACGGAAGCCGCCTCGTCGCCATGGGCGGCGAACGCCTCGCGCTAGATGGTTTCACCGAAGTCACCGCGCTCTGCACGCACCCGGACTATCGCGGGCGCGGCTACGGCGAGGCGTTGTTGCGGGCGGTCGGCAAGCGCATCATCGACGACGGCCTAACGCCGTTCCTTCACGTCTACGCGTCCAACACCGGGGCGATCGCGCTTTACCAACGCATGGGCTTTGCCATTCGCGCGAACGTCACCCATGCGATCTGGAAGCGTGCGCCCTAA
- a CDS encoding transcriptional regulator of MarR family, which produces MTPMPPPSARDIAAMRRFNRFYTRKLGLLRRTFLDSPYTLGEMRVLFEIRQRPGLTATDIIGDLDLDAAYLSRLLSRFDKLKLISRVASASDARVYHLRLTAAGEAAVNETDVRQAAQTKAQLAHLSAAERKRLTDAMQTIETLLSRA; this is translated from the coding sequence CCGCGATGCGGCGTTTCAATCGCTTCTACACACGCAAGCTCGGCCTGTTGCGCCGCACCTTCCTCGATAGCCCCTACACATTGGGCGAAATGCGCGTGCTGTTTGAAATCCGCCAACGCCCCGGGCTCACCGCGACCGACATCATCGGCGATCTCGATCTCGATGCGGCGTACCTCTCGCGCCTTCTGTCGCGCTTCGACAAGCTTAAGCTCATCAGCCGCGTCGCCAGCGCCAGCGACGCGCGCGTCTACCATTTGCGCCTCACCGCTGCGGGGGAGGCCGCCGTCAACGAAACCGATGTGCGTCAAGCCGCCCAAACGAAAGCGCAGCTCGCGCATCTGAGCGCCGCCGAGCGCAAGCGCCTCACGGACGCCATGCAAACCATCGAAACGCTGCTGAGCCGCGCATGA
- a CDS encoding GCN5-related N-acetyltransferase, with protein MTTPTLTAPGIVLRPLVIADAEALFAAHGDETTHTYWSSPAHKSVTETGAYIQSTLDISGASVWAITESGGGALGRIGLFVEREGVGEIGIIMRPDASGRGLASKALQLVVAHGFSALGLHRIAADIDPDNTSSLSLFLRAGFQREGLLKGNWKTHLGIRDSVLLGKLKP; from the coding sequence ATGACCACGCCCACCCTCACCGCGCCCGGCATCGTGCTGCGTCCGCTCGTCATCGCTGACGCCGAGGCCCTGTTCGCCGCGCACGGCGACGAAACCACACACACTTATTGGTCGAGCCCGGCGCACAAAAGCGTGACGGAGACGGGCGCCTACATTCAGAGCACGCTCGATATTTCAGGCGCGAGCGTTTGGGCGATCACGGAAAGCGGCGGCGGCGCGTTGGGGCGCATCGGCCTGTTCGTTGAGCGCGAGGGCGTCGGCGAGATCGGCATCATCATGCGCCCGGACGCCTCTGGACGTGGGCTCGCCTCGAAGGCGCTGCAACTGGTCGTCGCGCACGGCTTCAGCGCGCTCGGCCTCCACCGCATCGCCGCCGACATCGACCCGGACAACACCTCGTCGCTTTCGCTGTTTCTGCGCGCCGGCTTCCAGCGCGAGGGTTTGCTCAAGGGCAATTGGAAAACGCACCTCGGCATTCGCGACAGCGTGCTCCTGGGCAAACTCAAGCCCTAG